Proteins co-encoded in one Ziziphus jujuba cultivar Dongzao chromosome 9, ASM3175591v1 genomic window:
- the LOC107427418 gene encoding auxin-responsive protein SAUR21, with protein MGGLHLLNAVLHARQHIKHWSAAAKHGASSCRSGHFVVYVGDDEEQGRKRFVVPISYLKHPLFKDLLNKAAEEFGFDHVGGLTVPCDEKDFIDLTSRISKSSKSKE; from the coding sequence ATGGGTGGTCTTCATCTTCTTAATGCGGTTCTTCATGCCAGGCAACACATTAAGCACTGGTCGGCGGCAGCCAAGCACGGCGCTTCCTCTTGCAGATCAGGGCATTTTGTTGTATATGTTGGtgatgatgaggaacaagggaGGAAGAGGTTTGTGGTTCCTATTTCCTACTTGAAACACCCTTTGTTCAAAGACTTGTTGAACAAGGCAGCTGAAGAGTTTGGATTTGATCATGTGGGTGGTCTTACCGTTCCCTGTGATGAGAAAGATTTCATTGATCTTACTTCTCGAATTAGTAAATCCTCAAAGTCCAAAGAGTAG